The following are encoded in a window of Microbacterium sp. LWO13-1.2 genomic DNA:
- the carB gene encoding carbamoyl-phosphate synthase large subunit gives MPKRDDIRSVLVIGSGPIVIGQACEFDYSGTQACRVLREEGVRVILVNSNPATIMTDPDFADATYVEPITWQVIETIIAKEKPDAILPTLGGQTALNAAIELHNHGILEKYDVELIGASFEAINKGEDRQIFKQLVLDAGADVADSRIAHTMDEVLAAAGELGYPLVVRPSFTMGGLGSGFAYDENDLRRMAGAGLHDSPTNEVLLEESILGWKEYELELMRDTADNTVVVCSIENVDPVGVHTGDSITVAPALTLTDREYQKLRDIGIDIIRAVGVDTGGCNIQFAVNPENGRIIVIEMNPRVSRSSALASKATGFPIAKLAAKLALGYRLDEIPNDITGVTPASFEPTLDYVVVKVPRFAFEKFPAADVTLTTTMKSVGEAMAIGRNYATALQKALRSLEKRGSSFHWGTEDRSVEELLEISKTPTDGRIVVLQQALRKGATIEQAFDATAIDPWFIDQIVLINEVAEIVRTADELDAATLRYAKEHGFSDAQLAELRGTTEAEVRGVRHGFGIRPVYKTVDTCAGEFPALTPYHYSSYDFETEVAPSDRTKVVIIGSGPNRIGQGVEFDYSCVHASFALSDAGFETVMVNCNPETVSTDYDTSDRLYFEPLTLEDVLEVLDAEAASGTILGVVCQLGGQTPLGLAKGIEAAGYAVLGTSPEAIDLAEERALFSGILDAAGLVAPRHGTATDVDGAVAVAEDIGYPVLVRPSFVLGGRGMEIVYDTESLRDYFVRTAGEVIIEEGKPLLVDRFLDDAIEIDVDALYDGVDLYIGGVMEHLEEAGIHSGDSSCTLPPISLGRSDIDRVRTATLAIAEGVGVRGLLNVQFAISAGVLYVIEANPRASRTVPFVSKALGIPLAKAASRIMVGATVAELIGEGMLPERDGSRVPLGAPVAVKEAVLPFKRFRTKDGKIVDSVLGPEMRSTGEVMGIDKDFPTAFAKSQAAAYGGMPTSGTVFISVADSDKRAVILPAHRLQQLGFTIVATEGTAEILSRNGIAVTVVEKYSETQTSGAQNIVDLINDGQIDIVVNTPSGGTARADGYEIRAAAVAADKALFTTMAVLGAAVSGMDAAHKGFDVRSLQEYALDRQAAL, from the coding sequence ATGCCCAAGCGCGACGACATCCGCTCCGTCCTCGTCATCGGCTCCGGCCCCATCGTCATCGGCCAGGCCTGCGAGTTCGACTATTCCGGCACCCAGGCGTGCCGTGTGCTCCGCGAGGAGGGCGTCCGCGTCATCCTCGTCAACTCCAACCCGGCGACGATCATGACCGATCCGGACTTCGCCGACGCGACCTACGTCGAGCCGATCACCTGGCAGGTCATCGAGACCATCATCGCCAAGGAGAAGCCCGACGCGATCCTCCCGACTCTCGGTGGCCAGACCGCGTTGAACGCGGCGATCGAGCTGCACAATCACGGCATCCTCGAGAAGTACGACGTCGAGCTGATCGGTGCCAGCTTCGAGGCGATCAACAAGGGTGAAGACCGCCAGATCTTCAAGCAGCTCGTGCTCGACGCCGGAGCCGATGTCGCGGACAGCCGCATCGCGCACACGATGGACGAGGTTCTCGCCGCTGCAGGCGAGCTCGGCTACCCGCTCGTCGTGCGCCCCTCGTTCACGATGGGCGGTCTGGGCTCGGGCTTCGCCTACGACGAGAACGACCTGCGCCGCATGGCCGGGGCAGGGCTTCACGACTCGCCGACCAACGAGGTGCTCCTGGAGGAGTCGATCCTCGGCTGGAAGGAGTACGAGCTCGAGCTCATGCGCGACACGGCCGACAACACCGTGGTCGTCTGCTCCATCGAGAACGTCGACCCGGTCGGCGTGCACACCGGCGACTCGATCACCGTCGCCCCCGCGCTGACGCTGACCGACCGCGAGTACCAGAAGCTGCGCGACATCGGCATCGACATCATCCGCGCCGTCGGCGTCGACACCGGCGGCTGCAACATCCAGTTCGCCGTAAACCCGGAGAACGGCCGGATCATCGTCATCGAGATGAACCCGCGCGTCTCGCGCTCGAGCGCCCTCGCCTCGAAGGCGACGGGGTTCCCGATCGCCAAGCTCGCCGCCAAGCTCGCGCTCGGCTACCGTCTCGACGAGATCCCGAACGACATCACCGGAGTGACTCCGGCGAGCTTCGAGCCGACACTCGACTACGTCGTCGTCAAGGTGCCGCGCTTCGCTTTCGAGAAGTTCCCGGCCGCCGATGTGACGCTGACCACCACCATGAAGTCCGTGGGCGAGGCGATGGCGATCGGCCGCAACTACGCCACAGCGCTGCAGAAGGCGCTCCGCTCGCTGGAGAAGCGCGGCTCGAGCTTCCACTGGGGCACCGAGGACCGTAGCGTCGAGGAGCTCCTGGAAATCTCGAAGACCCCGACGGACGGCCGCATCGTGGTGCTGCAGCAGGCGCTGCGCAAGGGCGCCACGATCGAGCAGGCATTCGACGCCACCGCCATCGATCCCTGGTTCATCGACCAGATCGTCCTCATCAACGAGGTCGCCGAGATCGTGCGCACGGCGGACGAACTCGATGCGGCCACGCTCCGCTACGCGAAGGAGCACGGCTTCTCCGATGCGCAGCTGGCCGAGCTCCGCGGCACCACCGAGGCCGAGGTGCGCGGGGTGCGCCACGGATTCGGCATCCGCCCGGTCTACAAGACGGTCGACACCTGCGCCGGCGAGTTCCCGGCACTCACGCCGTACCACTACTCGAGTTACGACTTCGAGACCGAGGTCGCGCCGTCCGATCGCACCAAGGTCGTCATCATCGGCTCGGGCCCGAACCGTATCGGACAGGGCGTCGAGTTCGACTACTCCTGCGTGCACGCCTCGTTCGCGCTCTCGGATGCCGGCTTCGAGACCGTCATGGTCAACTGCAACCCGGAGACCGTCTCCACCGACTACGACACCTCCGACCGGCTCTACTTCGAGCCGCTCACCCTGGAGGACGTTCTCGAGGTGCTCGACGCGGAAGCCGCCAGCGGCACCATCCTGGGTGTCGTCTGCCAGCTCGGCGGCCAGACCCCGCTGGGGTTGGCGAAGGGCATCGAAGCGGCCGGTTACGCCGTGCTCGGCACCAGCCCCGAGGCGATCGACCTCGCCGAGGAGCGTGCGCTGTTCAGCGGCATCCTGGATGCCGCAGGGCTCGTCGCCCCGCGTCATGGCACCGCAACCGATGTCGATGGCGCCGTCGCGGTCGCCGAGGACATCGGTTACCCGGTGCTGGTCCGCCCGAGCTTCGTGCTCGGCGGGCGCGGCATGGAGATCGTCTACGACACCGAGAGCCTGCGCGACTACTTCGTGCGCACGGCTGGCGAGGTCATCATCGAAGAGGGCAAGCCGCTCCTGGTGGACCGGTTCCTCGACGATGCGATCGAGATCGACGTCGACGCGCTGTACGACGGCGTGGATCTGTACATCGGCGGCGTCATGGAGCACCTCGAAGAGGCCGGCATCCACTCCGGAGACTCCAGCTGCACCCTGCCCCCGATCTCGCTCGGTCGATCCGACATCGACCGGGTGCGCACCGCCACGCTGGCGATCGCCGAGGGCGTCGGCGTCCGCGGCCTGCTGAACGTGCAGTTCGCGATCAGCGCCGGCGTGCTCTACGTCATCGAGGCGAACCCGCGCGCGAGCCGCACGGTGCCGTTCGTTTCGAAGGCTCTGGGTATCCCGCTCGCGAAGGCCGCCAGCCGGATCATGGTCGGCGCGACTGTCGCCGAGCTGATCGGCGAGGGGATGCTGCCGGAGCGCGATGGCTCGCGCGTGCCACTGGGCGCGCCGGTCGCCGTCAAGGAGGCCGTGCTGCCCTTCAAGCGCTTCCGCACCAAGGACGGCAAGATCGTCGACTCCGTGCTCGGCCCGGAGATGCGCTCCACCGGTGAGGTGATGGGCATCGACAAGGACTTCCCGACCGCGTTCGCGAAGAGCCAGGCCGCTGCCTACGGCGGCATGCCGACATCGGGAACCGTGTTCATCTCGGTCGCCGACTCCGACAAGCGCGCCGTGATCCTGCCGGCTCACCGGCTGCAGCAGCTGGGCTTCACGATCGTCGCGACCGAAGGAACGGCCGAGATCCTGTCGCGCAACGGCATCGCGGTGACGGTGGTCGAGAAGTACAGCGAGACGCAGACCAGCGGCGCGCAGAACATCGTCGACCTCATCAACGACGGACAGATCGACATCGTCGTGAACACGCCGTCCGGTGGCACGGCGCGTGCCGATGGCTACGAGATCCGGGCGGCCGCCGTCGCCGCGGACAAGGCCCTCTTCACGACGATGGCGGTGCTCGGTGCTGCGGTCAGCGGAATGGATGCCGCGCACAAGGGCTTCGACGTCCGCAGTCTTCAGGAATACGCGCTCGATCGTCAGGCGGCCCTGTGA
- the pyrF gene encoding orotidine-5'-phosphate decarboxylase, which produces MSARFGERVRAALLARGPLCVGIDPHAGLLDSWGLSYDAAGAREFGLRTVDAAAGRAAIVKPQVSFFERFGSVGIAALEDVLVAARAAGLIVIADAKRGDIGSTMDAYAAAWLTPGSPLEADAVTVNPFLGVGALDGAFALAERTGKGLFVLAATSNPEAEVLQRSSNERGETVSSAVIAEVSARNAQSTPTGEWGSFGFVIGATVDWTDAGLAAFAPPAPILAPGFGVQGAAPEDLRARFGTMSDCVIASESRSILTAGPAGLAAAIDARNAQYLEVTHG; this is translated from the coding sequence GTGAGCGCACGTTTCGGGGAGCGGGTTCGCGCGGCGCTGCTCGCGCGCGGACCGCTCTGCGTCGGCATCGATCCGCACGCCGGCCTCCTCGACTCCTGGGGGCTGTCGTACGATGCGGCCGGCGCCAGGGAGTTCGGTCTTCGAACGGTGGATGCCGCAGCCGGCCGTGCAGCGATCGTGAAGCCGCAGGTGTCGTTCTTCGAAAGATTCGGCTCTGTCGGCATCGCCGCCCTCGAGGACGTGCTCGTGGCCGCCCGCGCAGCCGGCCTCATCGTGATCGCGGATGCGAAGCGCGGTGACATCGGGTCGACGATGGACGCCTACGCCGCCGCCTGGTTGACCCCGGGTTCGCCGTTGGAGGCCGACGCCGTCACCGTGAACCCGTTCCTCGGTGTGGGAGCGCTCGACGGCGCCTTCGCGCTCGCGGAGCGAACCGGCAAGGGGCTGTTCGTCCTGGCGGCGACCAGCAACCCGGAGGCCGAGGTTCTGCAGCGCTCCTCGAACGAGCGGGGCGAAACCGTGTCGTCCGCGGTGATCGCCGAAGTCTCGGCACGGAATGCCCAGTCCACGCCGACGGGGGAGTGGGGGAGCTTCGGCTTCGTCATCGGCGCCACCGTCGACTGGACGGATGCCGGACTCGCGGCCTTCGCGCCGCCCGCACCGATCCTCGCCCCCGGCTTCGGCGTGCAGGGTGCCGCACCGGAGGACCTCCGCGCGCGGTTCGGCACGATGAGCGATTGCGTGATCGCGAGCGAGAGTCGCAGCATCCTGACGGCCGGCCCGGCGGGTCTCGCCGCGGCCATCGACGCGCGCAACGCGCAGTATCTCGAGGTGACCCATGGCTGA
- the gmk gene encoding guanylate kinase, producing MAEVRTVPDVDRAAAARKAVERRRARAALKRDLTMRVTTPQTVLSHAIADADSVAGSMRITDFLLALPAIGSGKRDRILDELHISPVKRLGGLGVRQRVLLREWLDGRFPEAQPRDGRSRLLVLAGPTAVGKGTVAAHIRENHPEIHLSVSATTRAPRPGEIDGVHYYFVDDAEFDRLIADGELLEFAVVHNRSRYGTPRAPIDLALSQGKTVLLEIDLQGARQVRKAEPSATLIFLLPPSWDELVQRLVGRGTEEAEERARRLRTAKVELAAQSEFDHRIVNEDVAVAAREVVELSSSSAR from the coding sequence ATGGCTGAAGTCAGGACCGTCCCCGATGTCGACCGCGCAGCGGCGGCACGGAAGGCCGTCGAGCGTCGGCGCGCGCGCGCCGCGCTCAAGCGTGACCTCACGATGCGGGTGACGACGCCGCAGACGGTGCTCTCACACGCCATCGCCGATGCCGACTCCGTCGCCGGCTCCATGCGCATCACCGACTTCCTGCTGGCGCTGCCGGCGATCGGTTCCGGAAAGCGCGATCGGATCCTCGACGAGCTGCATATCTCCCCGGTGAAGCGGCTCGGTGGACTCGGCGTGCGCCAGCGCGTGCTGCTCAGGGAATGGCTGGACGGGCGATTCCCGGAAGCGCAGCCCCGTGATGGCCGCAGTCGTCTGCTCGTGCTGGCCGGCCCCACGGCCGTCGGTAAGGGCACGGTCGCAGCGCACATCAGGGAGAACCACCCCGAGATCCATCTCTCGGTCTCGGCGACGACTCGGGCACCTCGACCGGGGGAGATCGACGGCGTGCACTACTACTTCGTCGATGACGCCGAGTTCGATCGCCTCATCGCCGACGGAGAACTCCTGGAGTTCGCCGTGGTGCACAACCGCTCCCGCTACGGCACGCCGCGGGCGCCGATCGACCTCGCCCTGAGCCAGGGAAAGACCGTGCTGCTCGAGATCGACCTGCAGGGAGCACGCCAGGTGCGCAAGGCCGAGCCGTCCGCGACGCTGATCTTCCTGCTGCCGCCGAGCTGGGACGAACTGGTCCAGCGACTCGTCGGACGCGGCACCGAAGAGGCGGAAGAACGGGCCCGTCGACTCCGCACGGCGAAGGTCGAACTGGCCGCCCAGAGCGAGTTCGATCACCGCATCGTGAACGAGGACGTCGCCGTCGCCGCGCGCGAGGTCGTAGAATTGTCTTCAAGCTCTGCGCGCTGA
- the rpoZ gene encoding DNA-directed RNA polymerase subunit omega — protein sequence MAGHHTNGIIDPPIDNLLDRVDSKYELVIYAAKRARQINDYYSDLHEGNLFDNVGPLVDSSVEDKPLTIALHEINEDKLRLRHAE from the coding sequence ATGGCCGGACACCACACCAACGGAATCATCGATCCCCCCATCGACAACCTGCTCGACCGCGTCGACTCGAAGTACGAACTGGTCATCTACGCGGCCAAGCGCGCCCGTCAGATCAACGACTACTACTCGGACCTGCACGAGGGCAACCTGTTCGACAACGTCGGCCCGCTGGTCGACTCGTCCGTCGAGGACAAGCCGCTCACCATCGCGCTGCACGAGATCAACGAGGACAAGCTCCGCCTGCGTCACGCAGAGTGA
- the metK gene encoding methionine adenosyltransferase, producing the protein MSALRLFTSESVTEGHPDKICDQISDSILDGLIAKDPESRVAVETLVTTGLVHVAGEIRTEAYVDIPTIVRQVVNGIGYTSSDTGFDGDSCGVSISVGEQSTDIAHGVDNAQEHRDGSSSDPLDALGAGDQGIMFGFATNETPQLMPMAAWTAHRLAERLAEVRRSGLLPFLRPDGKTQVTLGYEGFTPKTVDAVVLSTQHNPDISQDELKAQLREHVIAPILATTGLDLSDVTYYINPAGPFVTGGPKGDAGLTGRKIIIDTYGGAARHGGGAFSGKDPSKVDRSGAYATRWVAKNAVAAGLADRLEVQIAYAIGVARPVGLYVETFGTGKVSDEAIIQAISTVFDLRPQAIIEELDLLRPIYAQTAAYGHFGRELPDFTWERTDRAEELRRAAGL; encoded by the coding sequence ATGAGCGCGCTGCGTCTGTTCACGTCCGAGTCCGTCACCGAGGGGCATCCGGACAAGATCTGTGACCAGATCTCAGACAGCATCCTCGATGGCCTCATCGCCAAGGACCCGGAATCCCGGGTTGCTGTGGAGACTCTCGTGACCACGGGGCTCGTGCACGTCGCCGGCGAGATCCGCACCGAGGCCTACGTCGACATCCCCACGATCGTCCGCCAGGTCGTGAACGGCATCGGCTACACCTCCAGCGACACCGGCTTCGACGGCGATTCCTGCGGCGTGAGCATCTCGGTGGGCGAGCAGTCGACCGACATCGCCCACGGGGTCGACAACGCGCAGGAGCATCGCGACGGTTCCTCGAGCGACCCACTCGACGCGCTCGGCGCCGGCGACCAGGGCATCATGTTCGGTTTCGCCACGAATGAGACGCCGCAGCTGATGCCGATGGCCGCCTGGACGGCGCACCGCCTCGCGGAACGCCTCGCCGAGGTGCGCCGCTCCGGACTGCTCCCGTTCCTGCGCCCCGACGGCAAGACCCAGGTCACACTCGGCTACGAGGGCTTCACTCCGAAGACCGTCGATGCGGTGGTGCTGTCGACGCAGCACAATCCGGATATCTCCCAGGATGAGCTGAAAGCACAGCTGCGCGAGCACGTCATCGCTCCGATCCTGGCGACCACGGGCCTCGACCTCTCCGATGTGACGTACTACATCAACCCGGCCGGCCCGTTCGTCACGGGTGGCCCCAAGGGCGACGCCGGCCTCACCGGCCGCAAGATCATCATCGACACGTATGGCGGTGCGGCGCGCCACGGCGGCGGCGCCTTCAGCGGCAAGGACCCGTCGAAGGTCGATCGGTCCGGCGCCTACGCCACCCGATGGGTCGCGAAGAACGCGGTGGCCGCAGGTCTCGCCGACCGCCTCGAGGTGCAGATCGCCTATGCCATCGGGGTCGCCCGTCCGGTCGGCCTGTACGTCGAGACGTTCGGTACCGGCAAGGTCTCCGACGAGGCGATCATCCAGGCGATCAGCACGGTGTTCGACCTCCGTCCGCAGGCGATCATCGAAGAGCTCGACCTCCTCCGGCCGATCTACGCGCAGACCGCCGCCTACGGGCACTTCGGCCGCGAGCTTCCCGACTTCACCTGGGAGCGCACCGACCGCGCCGAAGAGCTGCGCCGCGCTGCCGGGCTCTGA
- a CDS encoding primosomal protein N': MSTESRRIARVLLDSPLPQLDRLFDYALPAELGEVPLGVRVRVPLRTAGRVIDGYVIEVDTEDDADRALSEVESIVSTASVLPERLYRLARRAADRAAGSASDVLRLAIPKRQVRVEKAWTADAPAVRPHETALARAAEVIGRYEGLEAVLTERGRAAVEAIPALDDDSPAWAQLLAAVAVRTLSSGSSAVLVVPDHRDVDSLLKTLSVLVPDEAVVRHDSRQSNPDRYRAFLRTLEDAPCIVVGNRSAVYAPVEAGLVVIWDDGDPLLGEQLAPYINARDAALLRQEQEGSALLIAGNTRTTDTERLVLHGWLQDVRAARRVLPRVLLSTPQEMEQPQGQRLPSSAFLAARTAAAEGPVLVQVSRPGFSPSLVCAGCRTPARCAHCGGPLGARHRGAVPVCGWCGRSARAWACPSCSGVQLRLASSGSERTADELGRAFPGVRVIVADGAHPVAKVDARPALVVATRGAEPLAEGGYRAVVLLDGARMLQAPDLRVGEACLRWWSNAAALAAPGAPIHLVGVNGPVAMALATWNHAGYARTELESRAPLHMPPIMRVAQIEGTTDAITRALETVRELALPADALLGPVPIESNDDPPRLRALLRFDYGSGQRVATTLRAAVVAEAVRHRRGRGRATRSTLTVRLDILDPEL; encoded by the coding sequence ATGAGCACCGAGAGCCGACGCATCGCGCGAGTTCTCCTGGACTCCCCGCTGCCGCAGCTCGACCGGCTTTTCGACTACGCGCTGCCTGCGGAACTCGGCGAGGTGCCGCTCGGCGTCCGCGTTCGCGTCCCCCTGCGCACGGCGGGCCGGGTGATCGACGGGTACGTCATCGAGGTCGATACCGAAGATGACGCGGATCGTGCGCTCTCCGAGGTGGAGAGCATCGTGTCGACGGCCTCGGTGCTGCCGGAACGGCTGTATCGCCTGGCCCGGCGTGCCGCTGATCGGGCCGCGGGTTCCGCCTCGGACGTCCTGCGCCTCGCCATTCCCAAGCGGCAGGTCCGAGTCGAGAAGGCATGGACGGCGGATGCTCCTGCCGTCCGCCCGCACGAGACCGCGCTCGCTCGTGCCGCAGAGGTGATCGGGCGCTACGAAGGTCTCGAGGCTGTACTCACGGAGCGCGGACGCGCCGCGGTCGAGGCGATCCCTGCGCTGGATGACGATTCTCCGGCATGGGCGCAGCTGCTGGCGGCCGTGGCGGTGCGCACCCTGTCGTCGGGGTCGTCGGCGGTGCTCGTCGTCCCGGATCACCGAGACGTCGACAGCCTGCTGAAGACGCTTTCGGTTCTGGTGCCGGACGAAGCCGTGGTGCGCCACGACTCGAGACAGTCGAATCCTGATCGCTATCGCGCGTTCCTGCGCACCCTCGAAGATGCGCCGTGCATCGTCGTCGGCAACCGCTCGGCCGTCTACGCGCCGGTCGAGGCCGGACTGGTCGTCATCTGGGACGACGGAGATCCTCTGCTCGGAGAGCAGCTCGCGCCCTACATCAACGCGCGCGACGCGGCGCTGCTTCGCCAGGAGCAGGAGGGGTCGGCCCTCCTGATCGCCGGAAACACCCGCACCACCGACACCGAGCGGCTCGTGCTGCACGGCTGGCTTCAGGACGTTCGTGCGGCGCGGCGCGTGCTACCGCGCGTGCTGTTGAGCACTCCGCAGGAGATGGAGCAGCCGCAGGGGCAGCGACTGCCGTCGTCGGCCTTCCTCGCCGCGCGGACAGCCGCGGCGGAGGGACCGGTCCTCGTCCAGGTGTCACGCCCGGGCTTCTCGCCGTCACTGGTGTGCGCAGGATGCCGCACGCCGGCCCGGTGCGCACATTGCGGCGGGCCGCTCGGAGCGCGACACCGCGGAGCCGTGCCGGTCTGCGGCTGGTGCGGGCGGTCGGCGCGCGCCTGGGCCTGCCCGTCGTGCTCCGGGGTGCAACTGCGCCTGGCGTCGTCAGGGAGCGAGCGCACGGCAGATGAACTCGGTCGTGCGTTTCCCGGAGTGCGTGTGATCGTCGCCGATGGCGCACACCCCGTCGCCAAAGTCGATGCGCGGCCGGCGCTGGTCGTCGCCACTCGCGGAGCGGAGCCGCTCGCCGAGGGCGGCTATCGTGCCGTGGTGCTCCTGGACGGTGCACGGATGCTGCAGGCCCCCGATCTTCGCGTCGGCGAGGCATGCCTGCGCTGGTGGTCGAACGCGGCCGCTCTCGCCGCACCCGGCGCTCCCATCCACCTGGTCGGCGTCAACGGCCCGGTGGCGATGGCGCTCGCGACCTGGAACCACGCGGGGTACGCCCGAACGGAACTCGAATCCCGCGCGCCGCTGCACATGCCTCCGATCATGAGGGTCGCGCAGATCGAGGGCACCACCGACGCCATCACCCGCGCCCTGGAGACGGTGCGAGAACTCGCTCTGCCCGCCGACGCGCTGCTCGGACCGGTGCCGATCGAATCGAACGATGACCCTCCGCGCCTGCGCGCCCTGCTCCGGTTCGATTACGGATCGGGCCAGCGCGTCGCCACGACACTTCGCGCCGCCGTCGTCGCCGAGGCCGTTCGTCACCGCCGCGGCCGCGGCCGTGCGACCCGCAGCACTCTCACGGTGCGCCTCGATATCCTCGACCCAGAGCTTTGA
- the fmt gene encoding methionyl-tRNA formyltransferase, which produces MRLVFAGTPAAAIPTLRRLATEHDIAAVVTRPDAPLGRKRVMTPSPVAAVAGELGIPVIKAARLDEEASARIAALRPDLGVIVAYGGLVREPLLSTPTRGWINLHFSLLPQWRGAAPVQRALIAGDAEFGASVFQLVAELDAGDVFAARTIAIPDGATADAALDALAVGGAELTAEVVAGISTGAAHAMPQTGTATVAPKLTLEDGLLDWSQTLDLVYARFRGVTPEPGAHTTIGGSRVKILEAQRATDVEAMPPGTIAAGKAALLIGTSTAPLAVTRVQPAGKAAMSAVDWWRGQRGAEDLRAGA; this is translated from the coding sequence ATGCGCCTCGTCTTCGCCGGCACACCAGCCGCCGCCATCCCGACACTCCGCCGCTTGGCGACGGAGCACGACATCGCCGCGGTGGTGACCCGGCCGGATGCCCCCCTCGGTCGCAAGCGCGTGATGACGCCCTCGCCCGTCGCGGCGGTCGCAGGCGAACTCGGTATCCCGGTGATCAAGGCGGCTCGTCTGGACGAGGAGGCTTCGGCGCGCATCGCCGCGTTGCGTCCGGACCTCGGCGTGATCGTCGCGTACGGCGGTCTGGTGCGCGAGCCGCTGCTGTCGACGCCGACTCGAGGCTGGATCAACCTGCACTTCTCGCTGCTCCCGCAGTGGCGGGGTGCCGCGCCTGTCCAACGTGCCCTCATCGCGGGTGACGCAGAATTCGGAGCGAGCGTGTTCCAGCTCGTCGCCGAGTTGGACGCCGGCGACGTCTTCGCCGCACGGACGATCGCGATTCCGGACGGAGCGACGGCGGATGCCGCCCTCGACGCGCTTGCCGTCGGGGGCGCCGAGCTCACCGCAGAGGTCGTCGCCGGCATCTCGACCGGCGCGGCGCACGCCATGCCTCAGACCGGCACGGCGACCGTCGCTCCCAAACTCACCCTGGAGGACGGGTTGCTGGACTGGTCGCAGACCCTCGACCTCGTCTATGCGCGGTTCCGTGGTGTGACCCCCGAGCCCGGGGCCCACACGACCATCGGCGGATCGCGGGTGAAGATCCTCGAAGCCCAGAGAGCCACCGACGTCGAAGCGATGCCGCCGGGGACGATCGCGGCGGGCAAGGCGGCACTGCTGATCGGCACGTCCACCGCCCCGCTCGCCGTGACCCGCGTCCAGCCGGCCGGAAAGGCGGCCATGAGCGCCGTCGACTGGTGGCGCGGTCAGCGCGGTGCGGAAGATCTGCGAGCAGGCGCATGA